The proteins below are encoded in one region of Deinococcus aquaedulcis:
- a CDS encoding phosphotransferase family protein has translation MTLRPAPTGDAPASRFPVLEARYGPLSPMDSGMQSRVYATADGHTVVKVYRNHQGDHCTEARNMRRAGLGQWVVEATEADGVEALVLRRFPGRPLRRPDLPRALGPLRAQLAALHREPVGTVNLGRVHERLRRFRSALAAYPLGDLFDAVEIPLERGLLAGPAAFCHLDLWHDNILIHPEEGEVLIIDWTKAGPDDPLRDLALLKTGTLDLLPPDESLQAALSFLPDHAPATLTRYRAYLAMTTLHDLYWFLMNEPYEFEGQRDAKVPRARHALARLPA, from the coding sequence TTGACCCTGCGGCCTGCCCCCACCGGAGACGCCCCCGCGTCCCGCTTTCCGGTGCTCGAAGCCCGCTACGGGCCGCTGAGTCCCATGGACTCCGGGATGCAGAGCCGCGTGTACGCCACCGCCGACGGCCACACGGTGGTCAAGGTCTACCGCAACCACCAGGGCGACCACTGCACCGAGGCGCGCAACATGCGCCGCGCGGGCCTGGGCCAGTGGGTCGTGGAGGCCACTGAGGCCGACGGCGTTGAAGCCCTGGTGCTGCGCCGCTTTCCGGGGCGCCCCCTGCGCCGCCCGGATCTGCCCCGCGCCCTGGGCCCCCTGCGCGCGCAACTGGCGGCCCTGCACCGCGAGCCGGTGGGCACCGTGAACCTGGGCCGGGTGCATGAGCGCCTGCGGCGCTTTCGCAGCGCCCTGGCCGCCTACCCGCTGGGCGACCTGTTCGACGCCGTAGAAATTCCGCTCGAACGCGGCCTGTTGGCTGGTCCGGCGGCGTTCTGCCACCTGGACCTGTGGCACGACAACATCCTGATTCACCCCGAAGAGGGCGAGGTGCTGATCATCGACTGGACCAAGGCGGGCCCCGACGATCCGCTGCGTGACCTCGCGCTGCTGAAGACCGGCACCCTGGACCTGCTGCCCCCCGACGAGAGCCTGCAGGCCGCCCTGTCCTTTCTGCCGGACCACGCGCCCGCCACCCTGACGCGCTACCGCGCCTACCTCGCCATGACCACCCTGCATGACCTGTACTGGTTCCTGATGAACGAGCCCTATGAGTTCGAGGGTCAGCGCGACGCCAAGGTGCCCCGGGCCCGGCACGCCCTGGCCCGGCTGCCCGCATAG
- a CDS encoding shikimate dehydrogenase, which yields MPAFDTPLALVGYAPQAARALRDLGLVAVSVPTDDPASVLEACRALRFTGALVHASQQASTFEKVTADSAARRVGRVDAVAFTAGLHGTFAEADALTDVLHDSGYASRGASAVLLGQHAPDLALALPLARLGFTELGVVAASAPDAERAARDVPAGVRVYPLSRRDPSVTDLAGRADLIVLTAGDLPHGLVQPYHTVIDLTGHANVSGTGASSLDLRPLPLRRLARQLAHATGQRFHPQELEGALHALD from the coding sequence ATGCCCGCGTTCGATACGCCCCTGGCCCTCGTCGGTTACGCCCCCCAGGCGGCGCGCGCCCTGCGCGACCTGGGGCTGGTGGCCGTGTCGGTGCCCACCGACGACCCCGCCAGCGTGCTGGAGGCCTGCCGCGCTCTGCGCTTTACCGGCGCGCTGGTGCATGCCAGCCAGCAGGCCAGCACCTTTGAAAAGGTGACCGCCGACAGCGCGGCCCGGCGGGTGGGGCGGGTGGACGCCGTGGCCTTCACCGCCGGCCTGCACGGCACCTTTGCCGAGGCCGACGCCCTGACCGACGTGCTGCACGACAGCGGCTACGCCTCGCGCGGGGCCAGCGCCGTGCTGCTGGGCCAGCACGCGCCAGATCTGGCCCTGGCCCTGCCCCTGGCCCGGCTGGGCTTTACCGAACTGGGCGTGGTGGCCGCCAGCGCCCCCGACGCCGAGCGCGCCGCCCGCGACGTGCCGGCCGGGGTGCGCGTCTATCCCCTCAGCCGCCGCGACCCCAGTGTGACGGACCTCGCCGGCCGCGCCGACCTGATCGTGCTGACGGCCGGCGACCTGCCCCACGGCCTCGTGCAGCCCTACCACACGGTGATTGACCTGACCGGCCACGCGAACGTGAGCGGCACGGGCGCCAGCAGCCTGGACCTGCGGCCCCTGCCCCTGCGCCGGCTGGCCCGGCAACTGGCCCACGCCACCGGGCAGCGCTTTCATCCCCAGGAACTGGAAGGGGCCCTGCACGCGCTGGACTAG
- the wecB gene encoding non-hydrolyzing UDP-N-acetylglucosamine 2-epimerase, protein MKQIVLAFGTRPEATKMAPVYTAVQAQSGLQPQILSTGQQRQMLDGALAVFGLTPDRDLNVMTERQTLADLTARIVPQAGRVLREMGADMVLVHGDTTTSFCVALAAFYEGIPVGHVEAGLRSGSLKEPFPEEANRRLTGVLSTLDFAPTPGSRANLQREGKADTGIFVTGQTAVDAVREVAGRVPLRPEWRARVQAGQPLVTVTMHRRENQPMMREMAQALARVAQAHPDHHFIYPVHLSPAVQEAVRPVLSGVPNFELTEPLDYSDMAPLMAASKLLATDSGGLQEEGAALGVPVAVLRNVTERPEGLEAGVLTLAGNDPARLEAVLSGLLDSEATLTAMKTARNPYGDGHAGARIASAIAWHFGLQGRPADWH, encoded by the coding sequence ATGAAGCAGATTGTGCTGGCCTTTGGCACCCGCCCCGAAGCCACGAAGATGGCCCCGGTGTACACGGCGGTTCAGGCCCAGAGCGGCCTGCAGCCCCAGATTCTCTCGACCGGCCAGCAGCGCCAGATGCTTGACGGCGCGCTGGCGGTCTTCGGGTTGACCCCCGACCGCGACCTGAACGTGATGACCGAGCGCCAGACCCTGGCCGACCTGACCGCCCGCATCGTGCCGCAGGCGGGCCGGGTGCTGCGCGAGATGGGCGCCGATATGGTGCTGGTGCACGGCGACACCACCACCTCGTTCTGCGTGGCGCTGGCGGCCTTTTACGAGGGCATTCCGGTGGGCCACGTGGAAGCGGGCCTGCGCAGCGGCAGCCTGAAAGAGCCTTTCCCCGAAGAAGCCAACCGCCGCCTGACCGGGGTGCTCTCCACCCTGGACTTTGCCCCCACCCCCGGCAGCCGCGCCAACCTGCAGCGCGAGGGCAAGGCTGATACGGGCATTTTCGTCACCGGCCAGACCGCCGTGGACGCCGTGCGCGAGGTGGCCGGGCGCGTGCCCCTGCGCCCAGAGTGGCGCGCGCGGGTGCAGGCCGGGCAGCCGCTGGTGACCGTCACCATGCACCGCCGCGAGAACCAGCCCATGATGCGTGAGATGGCCCAGGCCCTGGCACGCGTGGCCCAGGCCCACCCAGACCACCACTTCATCTACCCCGTGCACCTGTCGCCCGCTGTGCAGGAGGCCGTGCGCCCGGTGCTGTCCGGCGTGCCCAACTTTGAGCTGACCGAGCCCCTGGACTACAGCGACATGGCCCCCCTGATGGCGGCCTCCAAACTGCTGGCCACCGACAGCGGCGGCCTGCAGGAAGAGGGGGCGGCCCTGGGCGTCCCCGTGGCTGTGCTGCGCAACGTCACCGAGCGCCCCGAAGGGCTGGAAGCCGGCGTGCTGACCCTGGCGGGCAACGACCCCGCGCGCCTGGAAGCGGTGCTCAGCGGCCTGCTGGACAGCGAGGCCACCCTGACCGCCATGAAAACGGCCCGCAATCCCTACGGCGACGGCCACGCCGGAGCGCGCATCGCCTCGGCCATCGCGTGGCACTTTGGCCTGCAAGGGCGCCCCGCTGACTGGCACTGA
- a CDS encoding MraY family glycosyltransferase gives MDALQALAAQLGIADLRGRGFLSVLITFVTAGLFTWFFIPRLRAFAMQVGWADQPNERRLNKTPLPNAGGLAIYGGFLVSIIVAWALRPIAVDLVNIQVLAILLGATLLVLVGFIDDQYGLSPLSRLVVQTLAAVLLLVNDLRVDLNAIPFVPALPELINQPLSSVVTILWVVGLTNAVNLLDGVDGVVGGVAFVASFVLLATAAQFPDRAAAVVLLAGLSGAALGYLRHNFNPSRIIMGDAGSTLFGYTLAAVSLLGTLKFSAGASLLVPLIVLALPLLDTTQVVIGRLARGIRNPLRHPDKTHIHHRVLARTASARRTAVILWLVALACGAAGMSLQGLRPEAIGGTVLAAALCLFFVAYRRIRAQNLETAREGNA, from the coding sequence ATGGACGCATTGCAGGCGCTGGCCGCACAGCTGGGAATCGCCGACCTTCGGGGCCGGGGCTTTCTCAGCGTACTGATCACTTTTGTCACGGCCGGGCTGTTCACCTGGTTTTTTATTCCGCGCCTGCGCGCCTTTGCCATGCAGGTGGGCTGGGCCGACCAGCCCAACGAGCGGCGCCTGAACAAGACCCCGCTGCCCAACGCCGGCGGGCTGGCGATCTACGGCGGCTTTCTGGTGAGCATCATCGTGGCCTGGGCGCTGCGGCCCATCGCCGTGGACCTCGTGAACATTCAGGTGCTGGCGATTCTGCTGGGGGCCACGCTGCTGGTGCTGGTGGGCTTTATTGACGACCAGTACGGCCTCTCGCCCCTGTCCCGGCTGGTGGTACAGACCCTGGCGGCCGTGCTGCTGCTCGTCAACGACCTGCGGGTAGACCTGAACGCCATTCCGTTCGTGCCCGCGCTGCCAGAGCTGATCAACCAGCCGCTGAGTTCCGTGGTCACCATCCTGTGGGTGGTGGGCCTGACCAACGCCGTGAACCTGCTGGACGGGGTGGACGGCGTGGTGGGCGGTGTGGCGTTCGTGGCCAGCTTTGTACTGCTGGCCACCGCCGCCCAGTTCCCCGACCGCGCGGCGGCGGTGGTGCTGCTCGCCGGGCTCTCGGGCGCGGCCCTGGGCTACCTGCGCCACAACTTCAATCCCAGCCGCATCATCATGGGGGACGCGGGCAGCACCCTCTTCGGCTACACCCTGGCGGCTGTGAGCCTGCTAGGCACCCTGAAATTCAGTGCCGGGGCCAGCCTGCTGGTGCCCCTGATTGTGCTCGCGCTGCCCCTGCTGGATACCACGCAGGTGGTGATTGGCCGCCTGGCACGCGGCATTCGCAACCCGCTGCGCCACCCGGACAAGACCCACATCCACCACCGCGTGCTGGCCCGCACCGCCAGCGCCCGGCGCACCGCCGTGATCCTGTGGCTGGTGGCGCTGGCCTGCGGCGCGGCCGGGATGTCCCTGCAGGGCCTGCGCCCCGAAGCCATTGGCGGCACCGTCCTGGCCGCCGCCCTGTGCCTGTTCTTTGTGGCCTACCGCCGCATTCGCGCGCAGAACCTGGAAACCGCGCGGGAAGGAAACGCATGA
- the upp gene encoding uracil phosphoribosyltransferase, whose amino-acid sequence MVTVVSHPLVQHKLSVMRDVRTGVKEFRELAGELSLLLAYEAMRDLELAPERLSTPITDADFPMLSGKKLALVAILRAGLVMTDAITQLVPAAKVGHIGLYRDPQTLAPVAYYNKLPADIAERRVFLTDPMLATGGSASAAIAFLKEAGATTIKLMCILAAPEGIAVIERDHPDVEIVVAAVDSHLNDHGYIVPGLGDAGDRIYGTK is encoded by the coding sequence ATGGTTACGGTTGTTTCCCATCCCCTGGTGCAACACAAGCTGTCGGTCATGCGCGACGTGCGCACCGGCGTCAAGGAATTTCGCGAACTGGCCGGCGAACTCAGCCTGCTGCTGGCGTATGAAGCCATGCGCGACCTCGAACTGGCCCCCGAGCGCCTGAGCACGCCCATCACGGACGCCGACTTTCCCATGCTGAGCGGCAAGAAGCTGGCCCTGGTGGCGATTCTGCGCGCCGGGCTGGTGATGACCGACGCGATCACCCAGCTGGTGCCGGCCGCCAAGGTGGGCCACATTGGCCTGTACCGCGACCCCCAAACGCTGGCGCCCGTGGCCTACTACAACAAGCTGCCCGCCGACATTGCCGAGCGCCGTGTGTTTCTCACCGACCCTATGCTGGCCACCGGCGGCAGTGCCAGCGCCGCCATCGCCTTTCTGAAAGAGGCCGGGGCCACCACCATCAAGCTGATGTGCATCCTGGCCGCCCCCGAAGGCATTGCCGTGATCGAGCGCGACCACCCGGACGTGGAAATCGTGGTGGCGGCCGTGGACAGTCACCTGAACGACCACGGCTATATCGTGCCCGGGCTGGGCGACGCCGGGGACCGGATTTACGGCACAAAGTAA